Within Topomyia yanbarensis strain Yona2022 chromosome 2, ASM3024719v1, whole genome shotgun sequence, the genomic segment gccacaattatataagaggatcACCTTAAAGATTTTTGGACGGATCTTCATGGAGTTACTCTAAACTGATTGACCAGTATTATGATTACAGAGTACGTTACAAATTACATGATATGCAGGTTTGGATTGCCAAGTGTAATCGAAATTTGCATAACCCTTAAGGCGCaaatcattttcttttttaattttgtgaaaattgtctaaGCTTTAATACGTTACTGTGATAATTGTGAGATGATTTTCGAAATGTTCTTtttaaacaacattgcgcatttaagggataaatacataaatacatcatATTTCACTCAAATATTGCACAATTATGCTTTTCTACCTTCATTGATTGTATGACCGGCGATGAACAAAATTCCAATATCGCAAAAAGGGTTTTAAACTTTCCATTGCGGCGAAGAGGTAAGCCTAGAAAAAACGCCATAACATAGATACAAATTGACAGTTCAAGCATAAGTACATTACATACTAAATATTTTACCACTGTTATCTCGATGCAGATAGTTGCGATATTGCACACTAACGAATTTTAGCTCTCCGGTGAGTAAAACAAGTAGAGTATTATGATATTTGTGGTACCTACGGTTAAAATCTACGAATAATCTCAGAAAGTCATTTgcaattttaatttgaaaaataaggcATGGGATTACCATGCGTGATTAAATCGTTTTCACAACTCACAGATTTAAACCAATCATCTCATGGACATTTATTTTACAAAGTTTTCCAACCAGCAGTTTAATATACCTAGGGCTTCAGCAAGAATTGTATATCGTTTATGTGTTTTTTATGACCGAACATTgcaatttgatgcaaacatgGTCAGcggtaataaaacaaaattagttCTATGCGAAACGATCCATGAACTGTGCTCGCAACAGCCACCATATGCGCGGTAGGGTGCGCAAAATTCGATTCATCAAAGAAGCATAACAATTAGACTGAGCTGTATGGGTTACTTACCAATTGTTTGCTGCTTGGCGTCGAAACTTCTTTTGGCTTAGCTTCTGTCTAGCCCGAAGAGTGCGGCCCCAGCGCGGTATGATTTTCGTCCTGCGCGATCGTCTTTCGTACATACGTTATGCTGTCGGTGTGTGAGTACGAGGTACGGGGTGGATTGCACCCCAACAGTGTACCACCCGGCTTCTTCAGCAGGCGTACAGGCGAAAGTTTCTTCATggtgtttgaagcttttcttCTCCTCTCGGAGGGATGCCTCCGCTTCAACCCACCGACTGCTGGTGGCCCAAGTGGGGATCGAAGCGTTTTCCCGATCAACTATATATACCCGGTGTAGTGGGTTTTTCAAATCAGTGCCTACTTTGGTCTCGCTTATTCTATACACTTGAAGCGCACAATGCGAATGGTACGTTGTTTTGttgtgttttattgtttttggaaaaaaatagttaATTAAAATCAGCTGATCGAGAGCAGATAGCCGAAACATATGGGTTGAAAGTGAATCGAAAATGGAGTGGAATGGCAAACGTGTTAAAAGTGGAGCATGAATGAATAAACAACAAAAAAGCCGTTGAAATTAATAATACTGAAATGATCGGCTCGAGGGATTTTTGAAAGTTGCTTAAGGAATAATCGGAAGCTCATTTTATGGACTGTGATGAAGTTGTGCAAGCGTGATGCAATAACGATGGACTCTATGCCGTGCTTTGGCTAGTGCAGAGAAGTGAATTAATGTTTGGTTTTCTCTGCCATTTTTCAGATTATTGTTCCTTGTTGTCTTGCCCTGTTTGTGGCACTAGTCACATGCGAGGGTACTGCTGCGGAAGACAAAAAAGCAGAGGAGGCCGAAGTTGAGCCAAAGGAGTCGCAGAATGTTGAGAAACGTGGTTTGTACGGATCCATTGGCGACTGGCAAGACTATGGCGGCAGCAGCAGCCAACATGAGCACATCAAGACTGTGACCATCGAAAAGAAGGTCCCTGTCCCATATACTGTCGAGAAACATGTTCCGTACACCGTGGAAAAGAAGGTTCCTTATGAAGTTAAGGTTCCAATCCCACAACCTTATGTCGTGGAAAAGAAGGTTCCATTCACTGTGAAGGAATACGTCAAATACCCAGTGCATGTGCCAGCTCCTTATACCGTCGAGAAGAAGGTACCTTATGAAGTAAAGGTTCCAGTCGACAAGCCATACGAAGTTAAGGTCCATGTCCCACAACCTTACACCGTAGAAAAGAAGGTTCCGTATGAAGTTAAGGTATCTGTTCCAGTGCCGTACACCGTTGAAAAGAAGGTCCCATATGAAGTGAAGTACGAAGTTTCAGTGCCAAAGCCATACACCGTCATCAAGAAGGTCCCATATGAAGTCAAGGTACCAGTTGACAAGCCTTACAAGGTCGAAGTTGAGAAGCCATACCCAGTTGAGGTACCGAAACCATACCCAGTTGTGGTCGAGAAGAAGGTCCCATACGAAGTGAAGGTTCCAGTCGACAAACCATACACGGTTGAAGTGCCCAAGCCATACAAGGTCGAAGTCAAGGTTCCAGTCCCAGCCCCATACACTGTAGAAAAGAAGGTACCTTATACCGTCGAGAAGCCTGTCCCATACGAGGTCAAGGTTCCAATCGACAGACCTTACCCAGTCTACAAGGAAGTGAAGTTCCCAGTCCATAAGGAAGTCCCATACCCAGTTAAGGTTCCAGTCCATGTACCAGTCCATGTGCACAAAGAAGAACATCATGAGCATTCCCATGAGCACCACGATTTCCACTAAACTATTAGGGTCACTCCATAGCTCATCCAGCTCCCGCCTAAATTTTCTGTTTGAACTGAACTGATTTTTAGAATGTTTAACGTTCCTCCTTTTGTTCCGCAGTTTACGAGCAAACCCATACGAATCATTTCATAAATTTGTGATCTTAATGTAGTTGTTAAAGCGAGACATGTTTTGTAGAGAGTGTTGACTTCTTAGAGCACCGTGCCCTTGCTGGTCATCGGTTTTCGAGAAGTAAATCCGTTGTTAATTATtgttttttaaatacttttacGAAAATACGAATGCATCGAAATCTTTACTCTATCAATCGGTTTATGACCCAGCCACGACATTTGGAACTTTGAAAGCTGtaccaaaaaaaaacttgttaccTATGATTGAACTTTCAATACTCCTCAATATTTATGATGTAAAATTGATCAAATTTCTTTACACTCAAATCCTTCCTGAAGGAAACAAAATGTGATATAACTATTCTGTTTTCGAACTGATGTAAACAACCAAGGTAAATAAAAGTAACCGTAAATATGTTTaatttttgatcatttttacGGCATAAAAACTATAACAAATGAATCAACCATTGTTTTTAATTTCAACAAGAAAGAAAATCTGTTATCCGACCATTCAATTAATTAATTAGCACATCACTTTCCTCTCAGTCCTATGATGGCAGGCGAGATCTCCGAGCACGGTAAGCCCACCTACCGTCTACACATTTGACAAACGATTGGAGCGTCCAAGCAATCAGCTATTGTCCAACAAATGGTTTAAAAATTGCCTTGATAATCCACACAATAAAATTAAATCTCCTTGAGGCGAAACGTTAGCTTGACCATAGCTACCGGTGCTCAAAGTCTACTTTTGGCTACAAAAAACAACAAGCTGTAGCATTGAATCGCGATTAGCTTCGCTAGGCATTAGTGACGAAATCGGAGCAATGTTTGCGCTACCGTTGGCAGGTGCGCTCGTAAATGGACGCAGTGACGAAACGCGACATCTTGTGTGGATGAGCGTGGTCAATTGACCGAGTATATGTAGCTGGCTCTGATCGGCCTAGCGAGCAATGAGATACGATGAAATCTGTTACGGTGAGGTAGTCTCGGTTCGTTATTGCAACTCCACACACTTCAGCTGGCACGCGCAACAGGTAGGTAGGTGATGGCAAAAGAGCATTAGTATGAGGCACCTCGCCGGGTCGCGTTGAACCGAGCCGGGAGCCTACGTTGTTGCATTTGGAGTGTGTAATTGCGAATTGCTCGCATAACGTGTCGTAATGTGTGTCGCTTGCAATAGAGGGTCGTTGACGTTATGCAATGGACATGTATGGTAGATTGTAGCGAGGCAAAGAAGTGTAATAAATTTCTGCTGAACTGTGCCGGGGTCGGTAATGGGTAAATTGGTACACGATTGGTCTATTGATCTACTGGTGAAGGCGTGGGAGCCTAGATGTTGAGCATTGAGATATTGAAACTAATGGTTTGCCGTTTGGTTTCATGTTTATTGTGCTTAACgaaaagaattttattttgcATTACAATAGTTTTTATTATTGGAAATCCAATCACATTTCTTTCACCTAGAATCTAGTTGTAGAACCTGATACGTATTAAATACCGTCGTGTGCGGATTCATTGCGcactttttatcatttttttattttaacgaATGACTCCTTTAATAATGGATGGATTTGTATCATAGCAGCACAGATTAATCGTCATCGTGTTTGTATTATTTATGCCGAATATGAGCAGAATTGGTTCATAAATAGAAGAGTTGTTCATATGGCCTTTTAAAGCAATTATATATGGAGTAGCtgggggctactttgcacacttcttgaattcaatttaaaataaaaattaaccaattttatttatttatcttttattgaaatatcattaatttatactgatatcagagtatttttcaacaataaaacaTCATCCATTTCTTACGTTATGCTCTTTTTAAGACaagaattttgaaataaaggttcgaaaccagttttttcacgggcaagatcacattatttcgcaaCCGCTAACTTTGGAGGTTCAATGTCTTCGAAGAAACTATACAATATAATACAGAGCAtctctttaaaaaaataattttggtgattaatccTTCTGGATTATCATTGTTGGTAATGATATAAGAAAATCATTGTTGGTAATGATATTAGAAACAACTTTTTTACagacaatcaaatgaatcttCAAATGTTCATAGAAACCGATCCTGACGTACAAACGGAAaatgccatttttcatcatttttcttcttccTTCCGAAAACAATATGTGGTCTCCGAacagattttctgttttgttgAGCAGGTTCATTTTACGAGCCTCCAATCACTTTTTATCGACTCTTaaagtgttttgtttgttttggtaaacAGTGTTAAGGAAAATGACAAAAGACAAATGCAACATAGTTAAAAGATATGTCAAAAGTATAATAAAACTAACAAAAGTTCATCTgatataaaatattgaaaaactaaagtgtgcaaagtagcctCACATATCCAGAGTAGCCCCGCACGGCGGTATGTAATACACTGGCACAAATAAGTTGTGTCCTTTTTTTGGAACATCGTTCAATTGATTTATCATTCCATCATGAATTCATGAGCTTCTTAAGATACTTCTAGTTcattacaggtatacctcgatagtacgtacatcttcgcttcgtttagcgtacgtactatcgaaacgtacgtactatcgaatcacaaaaataaaattcaaaatattactttttatgtttaatatttaatgAAACTTCACAAAAATTATATTAATCACTAAATTCATCATCCTATTAGTGATAAACTGTCCTATCACCAAGTACTTAATCTTTAATGTTATGGTTTCCATCAACCAGGATGgttgaaaatgtagtgtaaaaGCATTTCCATGGTCCCGTAAGTTCCTTTGAAATTGGTAGCATTGTCTTGAGCATTTCGGCAAATTTATAaggaattttgtagaattttatttagaacttctttaaaattctagaactatcctgaatctctgaaaatcgtaagacttgcATGAAATTCATAAATAAATTCCCTGAAGATTTTCTTAATCTTAATTTGAAGCAGAAGGAACtgttttttgtatatttgattcgtgtaataataacagtagaatttTTCAAACTGTGGGAACGAACCGAAATTTGGTGGGTTAAAAAAACAGAAGCTCCCGTTTTGTGGGTGCGATAATAATTCTTCTCAGATACATACAGGATTTCAGATTGGTTTTTATTCCTTTCAGTTTTTGGTCGTTAATGAACTTTAAAAACCCCGAAAACgcatatttaaatatatt encodes:
- the LOC131678485 gene encoding mantle protein, with amino-acid sequence MRMIIVPCCLALFVALVTCEGTAAEDKKAEEAEVEPKESQNVEKRGLYGSIGDWQDYGGSSSQHEHIKTVTIEKKVPVPYTVEKHVPYTVEKKVPYEVKVPIPQPYVVEKKVPFTVKEYVKYPVHVPAPYTVEKKVPYEVKVPVDKPYEVKVHVPQPYTVEKKVPYEVKVSVPVPYTVEKKVPYEVKYEVSVPKPYTVIKKVPYEVKVPVDKPYKVEVEKPYPVEVPKPYPVVVEKKVPYEVKVPVDKPYTVEVPKPYKVEVKVPVPAPYTVEKKVPYTVEKPVPYEVKVPIDRPYPVYKEVKFPVHKEVPYPVKVPVHVPVHVHKEEHHEHSHEHHDFH